Within the Phycisphaerae bacterium genome, the region ATCGGCTTGGCTATGAATATGTTCGCCAGCCGTAATAACGGCAAAGTGCCCGTCGGAGCGGATCCCGACGACCAGGACCATTGGGTCAGCATTGTCGCCCGCGAGATCGGATTGGTGAAGCGCTTGACCTCAGACATGTGCGTCAACCACATTCGCGTCGACCAAATTGATCTGTACCAGTGCGCCGAGCGCACCGCGACCGGCTCCGCGCCGTTCCTGGGCTATGTCAGCAACTCGCTCAATCCCGACGGTCCTTCGGGCACCGACTGGCGGCCCCTTGACGGTGTTGTGAATGTGGCAAGCAGGTACAAGACGCCGGCCAACGTCATTTATATCATGTGTGCGGAGACCGAACCGAAGGTCTGGGATGGCAAAAACAGCTTGGGCTACCTGAGCCCGTTAGGGGCTCGGAAAAACTGGGAAAGCGCGGTTGCAGCGGGCCTGTTGGCACCGGGTCGCGAAGCCCAACTGAAGAGCACTCTGATCAACAGTGGCGGGGGCCTTGATTGCCTGGATATCTGGCGCGGGGGTCAATTGCCGCAGTACAATTGCCCGGATATTCGCCAGCCCAATCCCAACCGTCGTGTGGCTTTCGAGTTGCATCTGAACCGCTTTACCAACGCGATGTTCTATGATGGTCATGCCGGACCGGTGCCTGCGGAGAAGCGGTCGACCTGGCAGGAGAACCACCGCGTCTGGCTCCAGAGGTGCGGCCTGACGCCGGCGGGGATCGCTGCTGCGTTGAACATACCGTGAAGTTCTGTGGATTGCAGCAAGTGAAGTTCTTGAGGTGAGGCGGCGCCAAGCAGCATCTTGTGTGCCTGACTTGCCCGCGCTCTGGGATGACCCCCGTGTGCCGGGATGTGGTTCAGTGGGATTGGCCGGCCTCGAGCGCGCGGGAGCATCAGAGTCACAAACGAAATAGCAACACTGCACGCACGGCAACTTGCCCGCCGAAGAAGCTTTCCGTTCTTCAGATTGCAGATCACCTTGGGCGCGACTATTCTGACGGTCTATGGCTGACAGTCACTCCGGCGAATGCGTCTTCAGCGGGGTCGGAGGCGAGAGCGACGCGCTCGTCATCCGTGCGGATCTGCCGGGCCGCTGGTACGTAGCTCACACCCGTGCCCGCAATGAGAAAATTCTGGCCGAGGAATTGAGCCGGTTTGGCATTTACAATTACCTGC harbors:
- a CDS encoding prepilin-type N-terminal cleavage/methylation domain-containing protein codes for the protein MVARFQKRDGVRGFTLIEVLVVVAIIALLIAILLPSLARARAHARNAADLSNQHQIGLAMNMFASRNNGKVPVGADPDDQDHWVSIVAREIGLVKRLTSDMCVNHIRVDQIDLYQCAERTATGSAPFLGYVSNSLNPDGPSGTDWRPLDGVVNVASRYKTPANVIYIMCAETEPKVWDGKNSLGYLSPLGARKNWESAVAAGLLAPGREAQLKSTLINSGGGLDCLDIWRGGQLPQYNCPDIRQPNPNRRVAFELHLNRFTNAMFYDGHAGPVPAEKRSTWQENHRVWLQRCGLTPAGIAAALNIP